In a single window of the Pseudomonas oryzihabitans genome:
- a CDS encoding glycosyltransferase, with protein MNIFTRIESVRIFVASTPSEWLPLKVLEYSIRLHSSLDVEVYPIYEYKKAVPIPKNSRNKARTPFSYQRFLIPEICDYQGKAIYLDSDMLVFSDISRIWNANFEGHQLLTVGDTLNGRKSQFSVMLLNCDALGWNIENIIDSMDSGLLSYQELMYEMSIVESIGYGLPPEWNCLERFDQSTCLLHYTDMHTQPWISAENKLGHLWMQALKSAINADFISHVDLEREISLGHVRPSLVAQLDAGIDLSADLPPAICKLDKGFLAPYKRLGPSKWKKLVDKIESVKKTLNISS; from the coding sequence GTGAACATTTTCACTCGAATCGAGTCCGTAAGAATCTTTGTTGCAAGCACACCATCAGAATGGTTGCCATTAAAGGTCTTAGAGTACTCTATTCGTTTGCATTCCTCACTCGACGTCGAGGTGTATCCAATCTATGAGTACAAAAAAGCCGTACCTATCCCTAAAAACTCTCGTAACAAAGCGCGCACTCCTTTTTCCTATCAACGATTCCTAATTCCCGAAATATGTGATTATCAAGGTAAGGCTATTTACCTTGATTCTGACATGTTGGTGTTCTCGGATATATCCAGAATTTGGAATGCTAATTTCGAAGGGCATCAACTGCTGACGGTGGGTGATACGTTAAATGGTAGAAAAAGTCAGTTCAGTGTAATGCTTTTAAATTGCGATGCGCTAGGATGGAATATTGAGAATATAATTGATTCCATGGATAGTGGATTACTCAGCTATCAAGAGCTTATGTATGAAATGAGCATCGTAGAATCGATTGGGTACGGCTTACCTCCAGAGTGGAACTGCCTAGAGAGGTTTGACCAGTCTACTTGTCTTCTTCATTATACAGATATGCATACCCAGCCTTGGATATCGGCGGAAAATAAGCTAGGGCACTTATGGATGCAGGCTCTCAAGTCAGCTATCAATGCTGACTTTATTTCGCATGTTGATTTAGAAAGAGAAATAAGTTTAGGGCATGTACGCCCATCCTTAGTCGCCCAGCTAGATGCGGGTATTGATCTATCGGCAGACTTGCCGCCTGCTATATGCAAGCTGGACAAGGGATTTTTAGCTCCCTATAAACGCCTGGGTCCGTCTAAGTGGAAGAAATTGGTTGATAAGATAGAAAGTGTGAAGAAGACTCTTAATATCTCAAGCTAA
- a CDS encoding L-dopachrome tautomerase-related protein, whose translation MARLSALTLAVALAMGSLTTQAAPLPQERTLGQLEQVFAFRDAMPTGVTVSETGRIFVNYPRWGDEVPFTVAELKDGKAIPYPDAALNVETPGQPGKGFISVQSVVADGRGHLWVLDTAAPGFAPPKAGGVKLVAIDLKTNKVARTLVFPASVLEPNSYVNDVRIDFRVGRAGVAYVTDSAPPGGLIILDLATGQAQRRLTGAPQANVDPSFVPVVEGEPLLMQRPDGSKVRPAIASDGIALSPDGGTLYFSPLSSRHLYAVPTALLRDPSASEAQVRAGVQDLGEKGASDGLEADAQGHVYAGDYEHNAVRQRQADGSWKTLVHDPRVLWPDTFSIGPDGYLYFTANQLHRQAKFHGGQDLREKPYSLFRVKIDAQPAPTH comes from the coding sequence ATGGCCAGGCTCTCCGCCCTGACCCTCGCCGTCGCCCTGGCGATGGGTAGCCTGACCACCCAGGCGGCGCCGCTGCCACAGGAGCGCACGCTCGGCCAGCTGGAGCAGGTCTTCGCCTTCCGCGACGCCATGCCCACCGGGGTCACCGTCAGTGAGACCGGCCGGATCTTCGTCAACTATCCGCGCTGGGGCGACGAGGTGCCCTTCACCGTCGCCGAACTCAAGGACGGCAAGGCCATCCCCTACCCGGACGCCGCGCTCAACGTGGAAACCCCTGGCCAGCCGGGCAAGGGCTTCATCAGCGTGCAGAGCGTGGTCGCCGATGGGCGCGGGCACCTCTGGGTGCTGGACACCGCCGCCCCCGGCTTCGCTCCGCCCAAGGCCGGTGGCGTCAAGCTGGTGGCCATCGACCTCAAGACCAACAAGGTCGCCAGGACCCTGGTCTTCCCCGCCTCGGTGCTCGAACCCAACAGCTACGTCAACGATGTGCGCATCGACTTTCGCGTCGGTCGCGCCGGGGTGGCCTATGTCACCGATTCGGCACCTCCAGGCGGGCTGATCATCCTCGACCTCGCCACCGGGCAGGCGCAGCGCCGCCTGACCGGTGCGCCCCAGGCCAATGTCGATCCCAGCTTCGTGCCGGTGGTGGAAGGCGAGCCGTTGCTGATGCAGCGTCCCGATGGCAGCAAGGTCCGCCCGGCCATCGCCAGCGATGGCATCGCCCTGTCGCCGGACGGCGGCACCCTCTACTTCAGCCCCCTGTCCAGTCGGCACCTCTATGCCGTGCCCACCGCCCTGCTGCGCGACCCCAGCGCCAGCGAGGCCCAGGTGCGCGCCGGGGTGCAGGATCTCGGCGAGAAAGGCGCTTCCGACGGCCTCGAAGCCGATGCCCAGGGCCACGTCTATGCCGGTGACTACGAGCACAATGCCGTGCGCCAGCGCCAGGCCGATGGCAGCTGGAAGACCCTGGTCCACGATCCGCGTGTGCTCTGGCCCGATACCTTCAGCATCGGCCCGGACGGCTATCTCTATTTCACCGCCAACCAGCTCCATCGCCAGGCCAAGTTCCACGGTGGCCAGGACCTGCGCGAGAAGCCCTACAGCCTGTTCCGCGTCAAGATCGACGCCCAGCCTGCCCCCACCCACTGA
- a CDS encoding LLM class flavin-dependent oxidoreductase produces the protein MTRLSKTALSVLDLAPIRDDGDAAQALHNALDLARHVEQLGFSRYWVAEHHNMDGIASSATAVLLGYLAGGTSTLRLGSGGIMLPNHAPLVVAEQFGTLASLYPGRIELGLGRAPGSDQRTAYALRRDRLGSSDDFPRDVEELQHYFGPQQPGQGVIAMPGAGTEVPIWLLGSSLFSAQLAAAKGLPYAFASHFAPRYVHEAIRLYRENFKPSEVLDRPYVMLGVPLVAADSDDEANYLATTVYQRILALFRGDSLRLQPPVRSMEGVWLPHEKESVSSFLGMAVIGGPDKVRERLELLLEKTDADELIFTCDVYEQADRLQAFSILADLKG, from the coding sequence ATGACCCGTCTCTCTAAGACCGCCCTATCGGTCCTTGACCTCGCTCCCATCCGCGACGATGGCGACGCCGCCCAGGCGCTGCACAACGCGCTGGACCTGGCGCGCCATGTCGAACAGCTCGGGTTCTCCCGCTACTGGGTCGCCGAACACCACAACATGGACGGTATCGCCAGCTCGGCGACCGCCGTGCTGCTGGGCTATCTAGCCGGTGGCACCAGCACCCTGCGCCTGGGTTCGGGTGGGATCATGCTGCCCAACCACGCGCCGCTGGTGGTGGCCGAGCAGTTCGGCACCCTGGCCTCGTTGTATCCGGGCCGTATCGAACTCGGTCTGGGTCGCGCACCGGGTTCGGATCAGCGCACCGCCTATGCCCTGCGCCGTGATCGCCTGGGCAGTTCCGACGACTTCCCGCGGGACGTGGAGGAGCTGCAGCACTACTTCGGGCCACAGCAACCGGGGCAGGGCGTGATCGCCATGCCGGGCGCGGGCACCGAGGTGCCGATCTGGCTGCTGGGGTCGAGCCTGTTCAGTGCCCAGCTGGCCGCGGCCAAGGGCTTGCCCTATGCCTTCGCTTCGCACTTCGCACCACGTTATGTGCACGAGGCGATCCGCCTGTACCGCGAAAACTTCAAGCCATCCGAGGTCCTCGACCGGCCCTATGTGATGCTCGGCGTGCCCCTGGTGGCCGCCGACAGCGACGATGAGGCCAACTACCTGGCTACCACCGTCTACCAGCGCATCCTGGCCCTGTTCCGCGGTGACAGCCTGCGCCTGCAACCACCGGTACGCAGCATGGAGGGCGTCTGGTTGCCGCACGAGAAGGAGTCGGTATCGAGCTTCCTCGGCATGGCGGTGATCGGTGGCCCGGACAAGGTCCGTGAGCGTCTGGAGCTGCTGCTGGAGAAGACCGACGCCGACGAGCTGATCTTTACCTGCGACGTCTACGAGCAAGCGGATCGCTTGCAGGCGTTCTCGATCCTGGCGGATCTGAAGGGTTAA
- a CDS encoding class I SAM-dependent methyltransferase: MDRDSIQAEYYQVLHDTNTAFQNNNWLLEELDAINSLGSESLVELACGNGLFLAEAASHWKVVSGVDWARSPNITKVLDSHSNVRFFQADIREWTPDQTYDLVVSADFLEHLNLKDVKELIPRLDSLGKINYHKIACYDDGHSHLSILAADVWLNLFRDLTGKDYNIVYQVARKGREENQVVVISNR, translated from the coding sequence ATGGACAGAGATTCTATACAGGCGGAATACTATCAAGTATTGCATGATACAAATACCGCATTTCAAAATAATAATTGGCTGCTTGAAGAGCTGGATGCTATAAATTCGTTGGGCTCAGAGTCGCTCGTCGAGCTGGCTTGTGGAAATGGATTATTTTTAGCAGAGGCTGCTAGCCACTGGAAAGTTGTTTCAGGCGTCGACTGGGCCAGATCTCCGAATATAACAAAGGTTTTGGATAGCCATTCAAATGTGCGCTTTTTCCAAGCTGATATTCGTGAGTGGACACCTGATCAAACATACGACTTAGTCGTATCTGCTGACTTTCTCGAGCATCTAAACTTAAAGGATGTGAAAGAGCTTATTCCTCGGCTTGATTCTCTGGGGAAAATAAATTACCACAAGATCGCTTGTTACGATGATGGTCATTCGCATCTTTCTATATTGGCTGCCGATGTATGGTTGAATCTGTTCAGAGATCTCACCGGCAAGGACTATAATATAGTCTACCAAGTAGCTCGAAAAGGAAGGGAAGAGAATCAAGTTGTGGTCATAAGCAATAGATAA
- the betB gene encoding betaine-aldehyde dehydrogenase: MARFAEQQLYIGGRYVAATGGATFETLNPATGEVLAVVQSASRADVDKAVAAAAEGQKVWAAMTAMQRSRILRKAVDILRARNDELALLETLDTGKALSETQAVDIVTGADVLEYYAGLVPALEGEQIPLRETSFVYTRREPLGVVAGIGAWNYPIQIALWKSAPALAAGNAMIFKPSEVTPLTALKLAEIYTEAGLPDGVFNVVNGVGPEVGVALTEHPGIEKISFTGGVATGKKVMASAAGSTLKEVTMELGGKSPLIVCDDADLDRAADIAVMANFFSSGQVCTNGTRVFVPQALKADFEAKVVERVKRIKLGDPLAAETNFGPLVSTPHMEKVLGYIAQGQAEGARLLIGGERVTQGELAKGNFVTPTVFTDCRDDMAIAREEIFGPVMSILAYADEDEVVRRANDTEYGLAAGVVTRDLARAHRMIHRLEAGICWINTWGESPAEMPVGGYKHSGVGRENGLTTLGHYTRIKSVQVELGDYASIF, from the coding sequence ATGGCCCGTTTCGCCGAACAGCAGCTGTACATTGGTGGCCGCTACGTCGCCGCCACCGGTGGCGCCACCTTCGAAACCCTGAATCCCGCTACCGGCGAGGTGCTTGCCGTGGTGCAGAGCGCCAGCCGCGCCGACGTGGACAAGGCGGTGGCAGCCGCTGCCGAAGGCCAGAAGGTCTGGGCCGCGATGACCGCCATGCAGCGCTCGCGCATCCTGCGCAAGGCCGTGGACATCCTCCGCGCACGCAACGACGAGCTGGCCCTGCTGGAAACCCTGGACACCGGCAAGGCCCTGTCCGAAACCCAGGCCGTGGACATCGTCACCGGCGCCGACGTGCTCGAGTACTACGCCGGGCTCGTCCCCGCCCTGGAAGGCGAGCAAATCCCGCTGCGCGAGACTTCCTTCGTCTATACCCGCCGCGAACCCCTGGGCGTGGTCGCCGGCATCGGTGCCTGGAACTACCCGATCCAGATCGCCCTGTGGAAGTCCGCCCCGGCCCTGGCCGCGGGCAACGCCATGATCTTCAAGCCCAGCGAAGTCACCCCACTGACCGCGCTGAAGCTGGCCGAGATCTACACCGAAGCCGGCCTGCCCGATGGCGTCTTCAACGTGGTCAATGGCGTCGGTCCCGAGGTGGGCGTGGCCCTGACCGAGCATCCCGGCATCGAGAAGATCTCCTTTACCGGCGGTGTCGCCACCGGCAAGAAGGTCATGGCCAGCGCCGCCGGCTCGACGCTCAAGGAAGTCACCATGGAACTGGGTGGCAAGTCGCCGCTGATCGTCTGCGATGACGCTGACCTGGATCGCGCCGCCGACATCGCCGTCATGGCCAACTTCTTCAGCTCCGGCCAGGTCTGCACCAATGGCACCCGAGTCTTCGTGCCCCAGGCGCTCAAGGCCGACTTCGAGGCCAAGGTGGTGGAGCGGGTCAAGCGCATCAAGCTGGGCGATCCCCTGGCCGCCGAGACCAACTTTGGTCCGCTGGTCAGCACCCCGCACATGGAAAAGGTGCTGGGCTACATCGCCCAAGGCCAGGCCGAAGGCGCCCGCCTGCTCATTGGTGGCGAGCGCGTCACCCAGGGCGAACTGGCCAAGGGCAACTTCGTCACCCCCACCGTCTTCACCGATTGCCGTGACGACATGGCCATCGCCCGCGAAGAGATCTTCGGCCCGGTCATGAGCATCCTCGCCTATGCCGACGAGGACGAAGTGGTACGCCGCGCCAACGACACCGAGTACGGCCTGGCCGCCGGCGTGGTCACCCGTGACCTGGCCCGCGCCCACCGCATGATCCATCGCCTGGAAGCCGGCATCTGCTGGATCAACACCTGGGGCGAGTCCCCCGCCGAGATGCCGGTGGGTGGCTATAAGCACTCCGGCGTCGGTCGCGAAAACGGCCTCACCACCCTCGGCCACTACACCCGCATCAAGTCGGTGCAGGTCGAGTTGGGCGACTACGCCTCGATCTTCTAA
- the betI gene encoding transcriptional regulator BetI → MPKVGMQPIRRSQLIAATLEAVDEVGMGDASIAFIARKAGVSNGIISHYFQDKNGLLEATMRHLMNALRQAVRERRAALPGDDPAANLRAIIQGNFDDTQVSGPAMKTWLAFWATSMHQPNLRRLQRINDLRLYSNLCWQFRRLLPRDQARAAARGLAAIIDGLWLRGALSGDAFNTQQALQIAYDYLDLQLAKA, encoded by the coding sequence GTGCCCAAGGTCGGGATGCAGCCCATCCGCCGTTCGCAGCTCATCGCCGCGACCCTCGAAGCCGTCGACGAAGTTGGCATGGGCGACGCCAGTATCGCCTTCATCGCCCGCAAGGCCGGTGTCTCCAACGGCATCATCAGCCACTACTTCCAAGACAAGAACGGCCTGCTCGAAGCCACCATGCGGCATCTGATGAATGCCCTGCGCCAGGCCGTGCGCGAGCGCCGCGCGGCGCTGCCCGGGGACGATCCCGCCGCCAACCTGCGCGCCATCATCCAGGGCAACTTCGATGACACCCAGGTCAGCGGACCAGCCATGAAGACCTGGCTGGCCTTCTGGGCCACCAGCATGCATCAGCCCAACCTGCGCCGCCTGCAGCGCATCAACGACCTGCGCCTGTATTCCAACCTCTGCTGGCAATTCCGGCGCCTGCTGCCGCGCGATCAGGCTCGCGCCGCCGCTCGCGGCCTGGCCGCCATCATCGACGGACTCTGGCTGCGCGGCGCCCTCTCCGGTGACGCCTTCAACACCCAGCAGGCCCTACAGATCGCCTACGACTACCTGGACCTGCAACTGGCCAAGGCCTGA
- the nfsB gene encoding oxygen-insensitive NAD(P)H nitroreductase — protein sequence MQLSQIARTRYTTKAFDGSRSIPAEQVEELLELLRQAPSSVNSQPWHFVVAASAEAKARVARGMQSPYNEPKVLPASHVIVLCTRLEMTEGHLAQVLEQEAQDGRFAKPEARATQDGTRRHFVDLHRHERQDVQHWMEKQTYLALGTLLLGAAALGIDATPMEGFDANSLDQELDLREQGYTALVVVGLGYRGESDFNAALPKSRLTREQVFTFLD from the coding sequence ATGCAGCTGTCCCAGATCGCCCGTACCCGTTACACCACCAAGGCCTTCGACGGCTCCCGCAGCATCCCGGCCGAACAGGTCGAGGAACTGCTGGAGCTGCTGCGACAGGCGCCTTCCTCGGTCAACTCCCAGCCCTGGCACTTCGTGGTCGCCGCCAGCGCCGAGGCCAAGGCGCGCGTCGCCCGTGGCATGCAGAGCCCCTACAACGAACCCAAGGTGCTGCCGGCCTCCCACGTCATCGTGCTCTGCACCCGCCTGGAGATGACCGAAGGCCATCTGGCCCAGGTGCTGGAGCAGGAAGCCCAGGACGGCCGCTTCGCCAAGCCCGAAGCGCGCGCCACCCAGGACGGTACCCGCCGTCACTTCGTCGACCTGCATCGTCATGAGCGCCAGGATGTGCAGCACTGGATGGAGAAGCAGACCTACCTGGCGCTAGGCACCCTACTGCTCGGCGCTGCCGCGCTGGGCATCGATGCCACCCCCATGGAAGGCTTCGACGCCAACAGCCTGGACCAGGAACTGGACCTGCGCGAACAGGGTTACACCGCGCTGGTGGTAGTGGGCCTGGGCTATCGTGGCGAAAGTGATTTCAACGCCGCCCTGCCCAAGTCGCGCCTGACCCGCGAGCAGGTCTTCACCTTCCTCGATTGA
- a CDS encoding winged helix-turn-helix transcriptional regulator, with product MDAVVSRISSRRRLHAHACPIRDVLDRIGDAWSLLTLFTLEAGPLRFNELRRRVDGISQRMLSVTLRQLERDGLVSRTVTPTKPPQVEYALTALGQSLMVPVGALAAWAAAKQPLIQRHRAAYDQAAEEIPDDPSL from the coding sequence ATGGACGCCGTGGTCAGTCGTATCTCCAGTCGTCGCCGCCTGCATGCCCATGCCTGTCCGATCAGGGACGTGCTGGATCGGATCGGTGATGCCTGGTCCTTGCTCACGCTCTTCACTTTGGAAGCCGGCCCGTTGCGCTTCAATGAATTGCGTCGTCGGGTCGACGGCATTTCCCAGCGCATGCTCAGCGTGACCTTGCGTCAGCTGGAGCGCGACGGCCTGGTGTCCCGCACGGTGACCCCGACCAAGCCGCCCCAGGTGGAATACGCGCTCACCGCCCTGGGCCAAAGCCTGATGGTGCCGGTGGGTGCCCTGGCCGCCTGGGCCGCCGCGAAGCAGCCTCTCATTCAGCGCCACAGGGCGGCCTACGATCAGGCCGCCGAGGAGATCCCTGATGACCCGTCTCTCTAA
- a CDS encoding ATP-binding protein: protein MSSVHVLLRQRTALAKFGELALKGNDLDEILHQACHLVSEALDTPLAKVMELQADGRNLLVRSGVGWKPGVVGHELVPAKERSSEGFALQTGEPVVSTDITAEDRFDYPQFLKDHGVRALVNVIILGPEGQPPFGLLEVDSPVEREFSPDDIDFLRTYANLLGATVDRLNKVQALEHSEAELREREAQYCAATVLNPQIPWTADAQGFIDSFDDRWLTLTGRSREELLGEGWLQVPHPDYRERMQQAWRHSLATGAAYDIRTCLQTASGGYGWYRVRAFAQTDEQGRRQRWYGTIEDIQERMDLESALVHWNETLEERVRDRTAALEQEQAERAVTEEKLRQSQKMEAVGQLTGGIAHDFNNMLAGVISSLELLQLRIARGRLDDLDRYIILALTSANRAAGLTHRLLAFSRQQRLEPKNLQASLLVSELEDLIRRTVGPGIRFEILIGDTGVIHCDPNQLENALLNLAINARDAMPDGGVLTLETKRVSVEPHYGELRDLPIGDYLKISLTDTGIGMSPDTVARVFEPFFTTKPLGEGTGLGLSMVFGFMEQSGGQIRVHSQLGAGTSVSLFFPRGSKGIEQIDELANAEPDACPTGNGERVLVVDDEPVVRKTMAAALKELGYQVMEAADGASALARFKASPDIQVLVTDIGLAGGMTGKVLYSQLIALDPQLRVLFVSGFAGPLFEEGLPSQALLLSKPFTMNEFSRCVSQLVRSP, encoded by the coding sequence ATGTCTTCTGTGCACGTACTCCTTCGTCAACGAACGGCACTGGCAAAGTTTGGGGAGCTTGCACTCAAGGGAAACGACCTTGATGAAATCCTCCATCAAGCCTGTCACCTCGTCAGTGAGGCGCTGGATACACCGCTGGCGAAGGTCATGGAGCTCCAGGCCGATGGTAGGAATCTCCTTGTCCGCAGTGGCGTCGGTTGGAAACCCGGCGTAGTCGGGCACGAGCTCGTGCCCGCTAAAGAGCGTTCGTCCGAAGGTTTCGCGCTACAAACGGGTGAGCCGGTGGTATCGACGGATATCACCGCCGAGGATCGTTTCGATTACCCGCAGTTCTTGAAGGATCACGGCGTGCGGGCGCTGGTGAACGTCATCATCCTGGGGCCGGAAGGCCAGCCGCCCTTTGGCTTGCTGGAGGTGGATAGCCCTGTCGAGCGTGAATTCTCACCAGACGACATCGACTTCCTGCGAACCTACGCCAACCTGCTGGGGGCGACCGTGGATCGCCTCAATAAAGTCCAGGCGCTCGAGCATTCCGAAGCCGAGTTGCGTGAGCGCGAGGCCCAGTATTGCGCCGCGACCGTCCTCAATCCGCAGATTCCCTGGACAGCCGATGCGCAAGGATTCATCGATTCCTTCGATGACCGCTGGCTGACGCTTACCGGCCGTTCTCGTGAGGAGCTGTTGGGCGAAGGTTGGTTGCAGGTGCCTCATCCTGACTACCGGGAGCGTATGCAACAGGCCTGGCGACACTCCCTGGCAACTGGCGCCGCCTACGATATTCGAACCTGTCTCCAGACGGCCAGCGGCGGCTACGGCTGGTACCGCGTCAGGGCCTTCGCTCAAACGGACGAACAGGGCCGGCGTCAGCGCTGGTACGGCACCATCGAAGATATTCAGGAGCGAATGGATCTCGAGTCGGCGCTGGTCCATTGGAACGAGACGCTGGAAGAGCGGGTACGTGACCGCACCGCAGCCTTGGAGCAGGAGCAAGCAGAGCGGGCGGTCACGGAGGAGAAGCTGCGCCAGAGCCAGAAGATGGAAGCGGTCGGCCAGCTCACGGGCGGGATCGCGCATGACTTCAACAACATGTTGGCCGGGGTGATTTCCAGTCTGGAATTACTGCAGCTACGTATCGCCAGAGGCCGTTTGGATGATCTGGACCGCTACATCATCCTGGCCTTGACCTCTGCGAATCGCGCCGCAGGCCTTACGCACCGGCTTCTGGCCTTTTCTCGTCAGCAGCGCCTCGAGCCAAAGAACCTGCAAGCCAGTCTGCTGGTCAGCGAACTGGAGGATCTGATCCGGCGCACGGTCGGGCCCGGGATCCGTTTTGAAATCCTGATCGGAGACACGGGCGTCATCCATTGCGATCCCAATCAACTCGAAAATGCGCTGCTGAATCTCGCCATCAATGCACGCGATGCGATGCCGGACGGCGGGGTACTGACCCTTGAAACGAAACGGGTGTCAGTCGAGCCCCACTACGGCGAGCTGAGGGATCTGCCAATAGGCGACTATCTCAAGATCAGCCTGACCGATACCGGTATCGGCATGTCGCCGGACACCGTGGCGCGGGTCTTCGAACCCTTCTTCACGACCAAGCCACTGGGGGAAGGCACCGGGCTGGGTCTGTCCATGGTCTTTGGCTTCATGGAGCAGTCCGGCGGGCAGATCCGGGTGCATAGTCAGCTGGGCGCAGGCACCTCTGTCAGCCTGTTTTTCCCCAGGGGCAGCAAGGGCATCGAACAGATCGATGAGTTGGCCAATGCCGAGCCCGATGCCTGCCCTACTGGTAATGGCGAACGGGTCCTGGTGGTCGATGACGAGCCGGTGGTTCGCAAGACCATGGCGGCCGCCCTGAAAGAGCTTGGTTACCAGGTGATGGAGGCGGCAGATGGCGCCTCGGCGCTTGCCAGGTTCAAGGCGTCGCCGGATATTCAGGTGTTGGTGACCGACATCGGCTTGGCGGGTGGAATGACCGGCAAGGTCCTGTACAGCCAATTGATCGCCTTGGATCCCCAGCTCCGGGTGCTGTTCGTCAGCGGCTTTGCCGGCCCGCTGTTCGAAGAGGGCCTGCCAAGCCAGGCGCTGTTGCTGTCCAAGCCGTTCACGATGAATGAGTTCAGTCGCTGCGTAAGCCAGCTGGTTCGCTCGCCATGA
- the betA gene encoding choline dehydrogenase produces MAHEFDYIVIGAGSAGNVLATRLTEDKDVSVLLLEAGGPDYRLDFRTQMPAALAYPLQGKQYNWAYQTEPEPHMDNRRMECGRGKGLGGSSLINGMCYIRGNALDYDNWAQLDGLDDWTYLDCLPYFRKAEKRDAGANDWHGGEGPVSVTTAKPDTNPLFEAMVEAGVQAGYPRTEDLNGYQQEGFGPMDRFVTPNGRRSSTARGYLDQAKGRPNLTIVTHATTDRILFEGKRANGVAYMKGDSLEAITVRARREVLLCAGAIASPQILQRSGVGPAPLLRRFDIPVVHDLPGVGQNLQDHLEMYLQYECKQPVSLYPALKWYNQPQIGLEWMLKGTGLGASNHFEAGGFIRSSEEFDWPNIQYHFLPIAINYNGTNAIEAHGFQAHVGSMRSPSRGRIELTSRDPRQHPSILFNYMSTEQDWREFRDGIRLTREIMQQPALDPYRGEEINPGRDCVTDAQLDAFVRSHAETAYHPSCSNKMGTDDMAVVDGAGRVHGLEGLRVVDASIMPIIATGNLNAPTIMIAEKIADKIRGRAPLPRSNAAYYVANGAPVRGTPLRDVNGQRAAEPVPQRRDQPAA; encoded by the coding sequence ATGGCACACGAATTCGATTACATCGTCATAGGCGCCGGCTCGGCCGGCAACGTCCTGGCCACCCGGCTGACCGAGGACAAGGACGTCAGCGTCCTGCTGCTGGAAGCCGGCGGCCCCGACTACCGCCTGGACTTCCGCACCCAGATGCCAGCCGCCCTGGCCTATCCGCTGCAGGGCAAGCAGTACAACTGGGCCTACCAGACCGAGCCTGAGCCGCACATGGACAATCGCCGGATGGAATGCGGCCGCGGCAAGGGCCTGGGCGGCTCTTCGCTGATCAACGGCATGTGCTACATCCGCGGCAACGCCCTGGACTACGACAACTGGGCGCAACTCGATGGCCTGGACGACTGGACCTACCTCGACTGCCTGCCCTACTTCCGCAAGGCCGAGAAGCGCGATGCCGGAGCCAACGACTGGCACGGCGGCGAGGGCCCGGTGTCGGTGACTACCGCCAAGCCAGACACCAATCCCTTGTTCGAAGCCATGGTCGAAGCCGGTGTCCAGGCGGGTTATCCGCGCACCGAAGACCTCAACGGCTACCAGCAGGAAGGCTTCGGTCCGATGGACCGCTTCGTCACCCCGAACGGCAGGCGCTCCAGCACCGCCCGTGGCTACCTGGACCAGGCCAAGGGTCGCCCGAACCTGACCATCGTCACCCACGCCACCACCGATCGCATCCTCTTCGAGGGCAAGCGCGCCAATGGCGTCGCCTACATGAAGGGCGATTCCCTGGAAGCCATCACCGTGCGCGCCCGTCGTGAAGTCCTGCTCTGTGCTGGCGCCATCGCCTCGCCGCAGATCCTGCAGCGCTCCGGCGTTGGCCCCGCGCCGCTGCTGCGTCGCTTCGACATCCCGGTCGTCCATGACCTGCCCGGCGTCGGCCAGAATCTGCAGGACCACCTGGAAATGTACCTGCAGTACGAGTGCAAGCAGCCGGTCTCGCTGTACCCGGCGCTGAAGTGGTACAACCAGCCGCAGATCGGCCTGGAGTGGATGCTCAAGGGCACCGGCCTGGGCGCCAGCAACCACTTCGAGGCGGGCGGTTTCATCCGCTCCAGCGAAGAGTTCGACTGGCCCAACATCCAGTACCACTTCCTGCCGATCGCCATCAATTACAACGGCACCAACGCCATCGAGGCCCATGGCTTCCAGGCCCACGTCGGCTCCATGCGCTCGCCCAGCCGCGGTCGCATCGAACTGACCTCGCGCGATCCGCGCCAGCATCCGAGCATCCTGTTCAACTACATGAGCACCGAGCAGGACTGGCGAGAATTCCGCGACGGCATCCGCCTGACCCGCGAGATCATGCAGCAACCGGCGCTGGACCCCTATCGTGGCGAAGAGATCAACCCAGGCCGCGACTGCGTGACTGATGCCCAGCTGGACGCCTTCGTGCGCTCCCACGCCGAGACCGCCTACCACCCGTCCTGCTCCAACAAGATGGGTACCGACGACATGGCGGTGGTCGATGGCGCCGGTCGCGTGCACGGGCTGGAAGGCCTGCGCGTGGTAGACGCCTCCATCATGCCGATCATCGCGACGGGCAATCTCAACGCCCCGACCATCATGATCGCCGAGAAGATCGCCGACAAAATCCGTGGTCGCGCTCCGCTGCCGCGCAGCAACGCCGCCTACTACGTCGCCAACGGCGCGCCGGTACGGGGTACCCCGCTGCGTGACGTCAACGGCCAGCGCGCCGCCGAGCCGGTTCCGCAGCGTCGTGACCAACCGGCTGCCTAA